CCCGGGATTCCGCCATCGTGATGGACGTTCTGTCCGCGCTGGACGCGAAAGCCCCGTCCCCGGAAAGGCAGGCCATGCTGGCGGATTTCATACATTTTTCGCGCGGCCTTCAAACGGACTTCCCGGACGGCGGGCTGGGCGAGCCGCGCTTTAACATGGACGGTTCCGCCGACGTGCTGAAATGGTCCCGCCCCCAGCACGACGGCCCCGCGCTGCGCGCGCTGACTCTGATCCGCCATGAATCGCGCCGCGCCCCGCTGCCGGACAAAACCGCCGCCGAACTGCGCGCCGCCGCGCTTGCGGACCTGGATTTTATCGCCTCCGCATGGGACAAACCCGCCTTTGACCTGTGGGAGGAATACAGGGGCGCGGATTATTATGCCGCCGTAGTGCAACTGGCGGCGCTGGAGGCCGGCTCCGCCTGGGCGGCGGCCAAAGGGGAGGGGGAGCGCGCCAAATCATATTCCGCCGCAGCGGGCGCGCTGCGCTCCGCGCTGGAAGGCTACTGGCGAAGCGACGCCGGGTTCTACGCCTTTCATCTCGGAAAACAGATTTACTGGGACGGCACGGAACGGCCAAAGCCCGGCGGCAATCTTGACTTTGCCATTGTGATGGCGGCGCTGCATTCCGGCCTTGAAGACGGGCCCCACTCGCTGCTGGGCGACAGGGTGCTTTCCACGACGGTCAAACTTGAGGACCTGTTCGCAAAAACATATCCGCTCAACCGCGCCCGCGCGCAGGACGAGGGCGCCGCCATGGGCCGCTACGACGGGGACGATTATTACGGCGGCAACCCGTGGGCGTTCGCCACATTCGCCTGGGCTCAGGCGCATTACAGGGCAGCCTCGCTGGCGGCGAAAAAAAGCGAACTGTCCGCCACGCCGCTGAACCTGGAATTTTTCTCCCGCGCGCTGCGCCGCGCGGGCCGGACCGCCATGCCCGCCGCCGGAGACAATCTGCTTGCCCCCGGACTGCGCGCGGACCTGCTGCGCGGACTGGTCCTGCGCGGCGACGATGTTATGAGAACGGCCCGCCGCTGCATTCCGCCCTCCGGCGATATAGCCGAACAGTTTGACAAAACCACCGGCGCGCCCGTATCGGCGCGGAACCTTTCGTGGAGCTTTGCCTCCTTCCTGGCGGCGGAGCAGGCCCGCAGGGAGGCCGCCGGGCTTTACTGATACTTGCGTTTGCCGCGGTTTTTGTTAAAATAGTATCCGCATGATATACCGAGCGGTTCTGTGGACAGGCGCGTTCGCTTTGCTCTGTCTGCTGGCCACTGTTGCGCTGGCGGCATCCGGCAGGAGTCACCACATAACCGCCGCAGCCGCAGTAACGCTGGCTCTGGTTCACGCATCGCTGGCGGCATATAAACAGTTCAGGTTCAGGCGCCCGGCCATTCCGCCGGGAGGAGCAGGCAAATGAAACTCGCTTTCGCTTTCACTGCAACGGCTTTGCTCTCGGCGGTTCCGGCTTTTGCGCACCCGCCTTCCGCGATACATATCTCCATAACCGGCAAGCAGGTCAACGTAACAGTGGACCACAACACGCGGAACAGGCTTAAGCATTACATCGACAAAATCGCGGTAAGCCTTGACGGCAAAACGCTGGTCTCGCAGAATTTCGCCTTGCAGCAGGATGAGAAAACCCAGACCGCGGTATACCTGCTGCCCGAACTCAAAAGCGGCGCGGTGGTGCGGGTATACGCCGAGTGCAACATGAAAGGCAGCCTTGCCGCGGAGCAGAAAGCGCCATAATGGCCAGAATAAGAATACTTATAGCCGCAAACGCCGCGCAGAACGGCCTCGCAAAATCAATCAGCGATGCCGGCTGCGACGTCGCCGCCGCGGCAACCAGCCTCAAAGAAGCGCTGGACGCCTGCGCGCGCGGCGCGGCGGACATGGCATTGGTGGACATAAGATTCGGCGGCGACGCGGCCTCGGCGCAGAAAGCGGCGTCTTTAATAGAGGAAAAAGCGTCCATCCCCGTGGTTTTTTTCGCCCCGGAGGAATGCGCCTGCCCCGCAACCCCCTCAGGCGCGCCCGGCTGCGCGGACAATCCGCTGCGCCCGGGCGAGGCGGCGGGCTTTGTCAAATTCGCGCTTTACCGCAGGGAAACCGAAGCCGCGCTGATGGAAAGCCGGCGCTGGCTCTCGGCAACGCTCAAAAGCATAGCGGACGCCGTTATTGCAGTTGACAGGGGCGGCTGCGTGCGCCTGATGAACAACGTGGCAGAGGCCGTTACCGGCTGCGCCGGCAACAAATGCGCGGGCCGCTTCATAGACGACGTGGTTGAGATCAAGGATGAAAAAACGGGCCGCCGCATTCCCAATCCGGTTTTTTCCGCGATGGAGCGCAACGACATGGTGCGCGCGCCGTTTGACATAATTCTGTCCACCATGGGCGGCAGGAATGTGGCTGTGGGCTGCAAGGCCACCCCCATAGTCAAAGAGAACGGCGAGGTTCACGGCGCGGTGCTTGCCTTCTGGGACGTCAGCGAGGCGCGGCTGGCGCAGCAGGCCCTCGCCCGCAGCGAAACCAAATACCGCCTGCTGGTGGAAAATGCCAGCAGCATCATAATGCGCGTGGACCTCTCCGGCAACATAACTTTTTTCAACGAGTTCGCGCAGAGCTTTTTCGGTTTCGGGGAGAACGAAATCCTGGGGAAAAATTTTATAACAACGTTGTTTCCGCGGGAAAGCGCCCCGTATTCCGAGGCGGCGGCCATGCTGCGCCGCCTGGCCCAGGGCGGTGAAAGCAGCCTCTCCTTCCAGTCCGAAAACCTCAGACGCGGGGGGGAGACGGCCTCCATCGCCTGGACCAGCCGGCTCATCAAGCTGGATAACGGCGGCAGGGAAATACTCTGCGTGGGAGCCGACATAACCAGCCTCAAGCGCGCGGAATACGCCCTGGCCGAAAGCGAGAACAAATACCGCAGCCTTTTTGAGGATTTCCTTGATGCCATATATCTGGCCGACGCCGGCGGCGCGCTGACAGAGGCCAATCACGCATTTCTTGACCTGTTCGGCTACAGCGAGGAACAGTTCCGCGCCGGCGCGCATCTGCGCGACATTTTCATAAGCGACAGCGACCTTTCCGCCTTCCTGGGCGAGGTGGAAACGCGCGGCGCGGTCAGAAACTACGAGATAAAACTCAGAAAGTCCAGCGGCGCTGTTATGGACTGCCTGATAACCTCGTCGCTGAGACCGGGCAGGGGCGCGGGCTTTGAAGGCGTGCTGCGCGACATAACCGAGCAGAAAAAGGCCCAGCGCGAGCTGGAAAAGGCCCGCGCCGAACTTGAACTGCGCGTGCAGGAACGCACCAAAGAACTGGCCACGGCCAATGCCGAGCTTTCCGCGGCGTATTCGGAGCTGCAGGACGCCAATCTCCAGCTTATACAGTCCGAGAAGATGGCGGCGCTGGGGCGCTTTTCCTCCGGCATAGCGCACGAGATAAAAAATCCGCTGGGCATCATTCTGGGCGGCATAGAGTATCTGCAGATAAAAGACCTCGTTTCCATAGACTTCCGGGAGGACGAGTTCACCGGCGCCAAGCTGCCCGCCGTGCTGCTGCTGCGCCTGGCCGCGGACGGGCTGGCGCAATCCTGGCCCGTGGAAAACGAGAAGCAGGCGATATCCGCCCTGAACGAAGTTCTGGATTCCAACTCCTTTTACGAGAAATGGAGCGCGCTGGGCAAGACGGCGCCCAACCGCGAGGCACAGGAACTGGTGCGCCTCACCGCAGAGTCGCGCAAGCAGGAATTTTCCTCGCTGCTGCCGGTGGAGCGCAGCTATGTGAAATTTCTCAACCGCTATCTGCTGGAGCTGGCCTATCCGGCCGACTGCCCGCACTCGCCTTACTCCGAAGTATTCCTGGCGATGATAAAGATAAAGGACGCCACCATGCGCGCCGACACCATAGTGCGCAATCTGCTGCGGTTTGCCCGCCCCTCGGAAATGCAGACGGAGCGCCTCGCCCCCGAATCGCTTATAGACTACGCCATAAACAACATCCCCGCGGAGGAGAAAAACCACGTCTCTTTTTCCGCAGACTATGAACGCGGCCTTGAAGTGGATGTGGACCGCAACCAGATTATACAGGTCATAATAAATGTCCTGGTAAACGCCGCGCAGGCCATCCCGCGCCGCAGCGAGGGCCGGATAAGCGTGCGCACATACAAAACATCGCGTCCCGAGTTGTCCGGGAAAAGACTTTACTGCGCCATGGAGATCAAGGATAACGGCGTCGGTATCAGACAGCAGGACATGCAGCGCATTTTTGAGCCTTTTTTCACAACCAAAATATATAACAGGACTCTGGAGTCGCACCCCGTGGAAACAGGCATAGGACCGGGCTCGCCCGGAATGACAATACGCCGCGTCTGGCGCGACGTGCGCCACGGCCAGACGCAGGGAACGGGACTGGGGCTTTCCGTATCCAAATCCATAGTCAATAACCATAGAGGCGACATGACGCTTTCCAGCGTGGAGGGAGAGGGCACCACGGTAACCGTTCTGCTGCCCCTCGCGCAGCCATGAGCGAAAAATCACTGATACTGGAACTGTTCCTCAGCAAAAAAGCGCTGGAGGAGAAGGATATTCCGCAAATTCTGACCGCGCAGCACAAGGACAACACCACCGTAGAAGAGGCGCTGGTATCCTCCAAATTCGCCACCGAAGCCGACATTGCCCAGTCGTATTGCGACTATTTCAAAGTGCCCTTCATCCCGGACGAGGAATTCGCCAAGTCCGCCGAAAAATCCATAGAGCTGGCGAACCTGCTGCCGGAACGTTTCGCGCGCGCCAACAAGGTCATCGCGCTGGAAAAAGCAGAGGATACGCTGCGCGTGGCCGTGATAAACCCGTCAGAGATTTTCATCGTGCAGGAGATTTACCTCTATACCGGGCTGAAAGTGCAGCTTTCGGTGGCCACCATAACCGCCATAACAAACGCGCTTAACACCCATTACGGCCAGCGCGACGAGGTCAAGGAACTGGCCTCGGACCTGCTGCCCGCCAGCAAAGGCGACGAGGACGACGAGACCGAGGAAGTCCTGGACCTCAACAAGCCCATCCCCGCCACGCGCGAGACGCAGGTTGTGCTGTTTGTAAACAAGATGCTTGAAACCTCGCTGCAGCAGCGCGCCAGCGACATACACGTGGAGCCGTATGCCGAGGAAATCCGCATCCGCTTCCGCATAGACGGCATTTTAAGCGAGGTGCCGCCTCCGCCGAAATCCATGTTCGTGCCGCTTATCTCGCGCATCAAGATATTAAGCAAGCTGGACATAGCCGAAAAGCGCGTGCCACAGGACGGGTCGTTTACCATGCGCTACAACAGCGCGCGGGTGGACGTGCGCGTGTCCACCTGCCCCACGGTGTACGGCGAGAAGATGGTCATGCGTATCCTTAACAAGGACAAACTCCCGCTGGATTTTGAAAAGCTGGGCTTCCAGAAAGCGCAGCTTGACGCTTTCGTCAAAGGCATAAACTGCCCCAACGGGCTGATTTATGTAACCGGCCCCACCGGCTCGGGCAAGTCCACAACGCTTTATACGGCGCTGCAAATGCTCAACTCGCCGGAAAAGAACATAATGACCGTTGAAGACCCCGTGGAATACAAGTTCCACGGCATCAACCAGGTGCAGGTGAAACCGAAGGTGGGGCTGACTTTTTCAGGCGCGCTGCGCTCTTTCCTCCGCCAGGACCCGGACATCATCATGCTTGGCGAAACCCGCGACGCCGAAACCGCCGAAATCTGCCTGCGCGCCGCGCTTACGGGCCACCTGGTCCTCTCAACGCTGCACACCAACGACGCGCTTTCCGCGGTATCCCGCCTTGAGGATATGGGGATAGAGCCGTTCCTGCTCGCCTCCACGTTGCGCGTGGTGGAAGCGCAGCGGCTTGTGCGCAAACTTTGTCCAAACTGCAAGCAGTCCTATCCTCCTCCGCCGGATGTCATAAAAAAATACGGTTTCGCTGAAGGGGATGTCCTCTACACCCATGTCGGCTGCGAGCAGTGCAACGGCCTGGGCTACCGCGGCAGAATCGGCCTTTACGAGGTTATATTCGTAACACCCGCCCTTTCCGACATGATACAACGCAAAGAGCCGCTGCCCGCGCTTGTGGCCCAGGCAAAACGCGAGGGCACGAAATTCCTGTTTGACGTCGGGTTGGACAAGGTGCGCGAAGGCTCCACCAGCCTTGAGGAAGTGGTAACCGCCGCCGCCGTGGGCGAGTAACCCGCGCTCCCGTTCCATATAAAACAGGCCGCCGCCGGCTAGCCGGCGGCGGCCTGTTCCTGCACTTTGTCGGCTACCAGACGTTTCTGCGGAACAGATAATCCAGCTGGCCCGCGTTTTTAAGCCCCAGCGGCACGGCGTCGCTTCCCGGCGCCTTCTCAAGCAGCACCCGCGGCGCGGCTTCCGTGTCCGGCTGCGCATCGCCCTTGACATTAAGCGTTGAGCGTATGTCCAGGAACTTGTCATACAAGACATTGCCGGGACAGTCGGAACTGCCAATCTCGCGGTGGGCGTAAATTTTCTTTACCCCTATCTTGTAAAACTTGGCTATCTGGGTCAGCGCGGTTTCAACGGCCTTCAATTGCGCCTTGGTCGGCGGGCCGTCCATGAAATTGCCCATCACGGACACGCCGGCATTGTTGGCGTTGTTATTAAGCACATGGGCGCCCTGCGCGTTTATGGGCCTGCCCTGATATATGGTTCCCTCGCCGTCTATGACAAAATGATAGGCGATATCCGTCCAGTGGCGCACGTTTTTGTGATAATCCTGCAGGAACCGCATTTCCTTTATGCCGTCCGCCCTGTTCATGGGCTGATGGCCCGCCGTGTGGTGAAGAGTGACTCTGGACGGCGTCTGCCCGGTGTAGCTGCCGTTGGGCGGTTCGGCCTTCCAGGCGGAGCGCGAAACAAAGGAAAGCCCCGGTATAGCCGGCGGCGCGGACAGCCTTGCGGAAGGCGGCGGTTCCGGCAGCGCGCCGCCGTCGTCTTTAAGCTCGCCCTTGTCCTCAAACACCTCAACATCGTAAACCGCAACTTCGCACTTCCCCTTGAGGCCCGCGTTCAACAGCCGTATCTGCACCGGGTTTGCCGACGCGGACGGAAACCTGATTTTGGCCCAGAACCGTCCGCCGTCAAAATGCTTCACCGTCATGGCCTGCCAGTCGCCGTCGCCGCTTCTGGCCTCCGCGGCAAGCCCCGGGTCGCTCATGCGGCCCTCCATCGCCAGAGTATCGTACGGCTCCGCCGCCGGGCGGCTTACGCGGCTGGTAAACACCGCGCCGGATTGCGCGGGATTTATGATTACCGCTCGGAAACCGAAACCCGAATCGCCGAAATTGAGCGATTCGCCTATCTCGCCCGCCATGGAACTACCCGGCAGGGCGAGAAATGCCGCCATCATCAATATGCGTGTTCTCATGGCTCCAGTTTTACCACACGCAGACGCTTTTGTCAAGTGCGCCGCAAATTAGCATAATGTTATGCCATGCTGGAAACGGTCTGCGGGGATTATCATCAACTGGCGGCGGCTTTTGCCGCGCGCGCCGGCGCCCGCCTGAAAAAGGGCCCCGCCGGCATTCTTGTGGCCGCCCCGTCGCGCGCCTGCGCGGACAGGCTGCAGGAAACGCTCGCGCGCGAGCATGGCTGCGCCGGGGGGGTGGCGTTTCACACCTTTATAAGCCTGGCCGTAAACCTCGCGGCGGAAAATCCGCCGCCGCGCGGCGGCCCCTCCGGCAGGCCATACCCGCTGGCAGGGGATTCGGGCTTTCAGGATTTCATCGTCCGCTTTATAACCGAAACTTTTCCCGGCTGCCGGGCGCCTTCGTCGTGCAGGGGGTTTGTCTCGGCGCTGCGCTCCACGCTGCGCGACCTGGCCGACGGGCAGACAGACCCGGCGACCGTGCTTGCCCATGCCGAGGAAGGCGCATTCTCCGGCCTGCAGGAAGAGCGCGTCCGCTGGCTGATGCGCGTGCTGGGATACTACCGCAAATGCGCGGAGCATATTCCCGTCACCAATTACGCCGAGCTTTTCTCCTGCGCCGCCGCAAACGCCGTAGAATCGCCCTGGCTGGGGCAATACTCGCAAATCTGGCTTTACGGCTTTTACGATTTGACCGGGCTGCAACTGGAGCTTTTCTCCGCGCTGGCGGAGCGGGACGCGGTTTTGTTCTATCCTCTTGTAAAAAGCCACCCGGCCTACGAGTTCGCGCAGCGGTTCCACGAGGCGCATTTGGCAGGCAAATCCGCAAAAACCGTTTTTCTGGCGCCGGAATGGAAAAATCTCGCGCTCGGCAGCGCGCTGGAGGGGATGTTCAGGCCCGGCTCCGCTCCGGCAGCGCCTCGGCCCGGGGCTGTCTCCGTCATAAGCGCGTCAGGCGCGTCCGGCGAGATACGCGCCGCCGCCAGGGAAATACTGCGGCTCAGGGAGGAGTGCGGCTTTGAATACCGCGACATCGCCCTTGTCGCCCGCACGTTAGAGCCGTACCGCCGCGAAATCCCGGAGATTTTCGGCGAAAACGCCATTCCTTTTGAAGCGGACCTGCCCCTGCCGCTTCTTTCCCGCCCGCTGGCGCAGGCGTTCCGCTGCCTGCTGTTTCTGCGCCGGGACGGCTATCCCGCCGAATCGGTGGAGCATATTCTGGAATTCTCAGGCGCGGCGCGCGGGCAGTGGCGGCAGGCGGCTAAATTTTCCCGCGG
This is a stretch of genomic DNA from Elusimicrobiales bacterium. It encodes these proteins:
- a CDS encoding glycoside hydrolase family 15 protein, encoding MRITLLSLCCALLCSCAGVPDRKTAESLDGWLNRQKTVALSGMTANISSGLSGEKRFGMQFVTDERKDYVKDMLARKDPRFRAEGADLILSGIKAAPGSVCAAPPGKPPEPDYFFHWTRDSAIVMDVLSALDAKAPSPERQAMLADFIHFSRGLQTDFPDGGLGEPRFNMDGSADVLKWSRPQHDGPALRALTLIRHESRRAPLPDKTAAELRAAALADLDFIASAWDKPAFDLWEEYRGADYYAAVVQLAALEAGSAWAAAKGEGERAKSYSAAAGALRSALEGYWRSDAGFYAFHLGKQIYWDGTERPKPGGNLDFAIVMAALHSGLEDGPHSLLGDRVLSTTVKLEDLFAKTYPLNRARAQDEGAAMGRYDGDDYYGGNPWAFATFAWAQAHYRAASLAAKKSELSATPLNLEFFSRALRRAGRTAMPAAGDNLLAPGLRADLLRGLVLRGDDVMRTARRCIPPSGDIAEQFDKTTGAPVSARNLSWSFASFLAAEQARREAAGLY
- a CDS encoding peptidoglycan recognition family protein, translating into MRTRILMMAAFLALPGSSMAGEIGESLNFGDSGFGFRAVIINPAQSGAVFTSRVSRPAAEPYDTLAMEGRMSDPGLAAEARSGDGDWQAMTVKHFDGGRFWAKIRFPSASANPVQIRLLNAGLKGKCEVAVYDVEVFEDKGELKDDGGALPEPPPSARLSAPPAIPGLSFVSRSAWKAEPPNGSYTGQTPSRVTLHHTAGHQPMNRADGIKEMRFLQDYHKNVRHWTDIAYHFVIDGEGTIYQGRPINAQGAHVLNNNANNAGVSVMGNFMDGPPTKAQLKAVETALTQIAKFYKIGVKKIYAHREIGSSDCPGNVLYDKFLDIRSTLNVKGDAQPDTEAAPRVLLEKAPGSDAVPLGLKNAGQLDYLFRRNVW
- a CDS encoding PAS domain S-box protein; the encoded protein is MARIRILIAANAAQNGLAKSISDAGCDVAAAATSLKEALDACARGAADMALVDIRFGGDAASAQKAASLIEEKASIPVVFFAPEECACPATPSGAPGCADNPLRPGEAAGFVKFALYRRETEAALMESRRWLSATLKSIADAVIAVDRGGCVRLMNNVAEAVTGCAGNKCAGRFIDDVVEIKDEKTGRRIPNPVFSAMERNDMVRAPFDIILSTMGGRNVAVGCKATPIVKENGEVHGAVLAFWDVSEARLAQQALARSETKYRLLVENASSIIMRVDLSGNITFFNEFAQSFFGFGENEILGKNFITTLFPRESAPYSEAAAMLRRLAQGGESSLSFQSENLRRGGETASIAWTSRLIKLDNGGREILCVGADITSLKRAEYALAESENKYRSLFEDFLDAIYLADAGGALTEANHAFLDLFGYSEEQFRAGAHLRDIFISDSDLSAFLGEVETRGAVRNYEIKLRKSSGAVMDCLITSSLRPGRGAGFEGVLRDITEQKKAQRELEKARAELELRVQERTKELATANAELSAAYSELQDANLQLIQSEKMAALGRFSSGIAHEIKNPLGIILGGIEYLQIKDLVSIDFREDEFTGAKLPAVLLLRLAADGLAQSWPVENEKQAISALNEVLDSNSFYEKWSALGKTAPNREAQELVRLTAESRKQEFSSLLPVERSYVKFLNRYLLELAYPADCPHSPYSEVFLAMIKIKDATMRADTIVRNLLRFARPSEMQTERLAPESLIDYAINNIPAEEKNHVSFSADYERGLEVDVDRNQIIQVIINVLVNAAQAIPRRSEGRISVRTYKTSRPELSGKRLYCAMEIKDNGVGIRQQDMQRIFEPFFTTKIYNRTLESHPVETGIGPGSPGMTIRRVWRDVRHGQTQGTGLGLSVSKSIVNNHRGDMTLSSVEGEGTTVTVLLPLAQP
- a CDS encoding GspE/PulE family protein; this translates as MSEKSLILELFLSKKALEEKDIPQILTAQHKDNTTVEEALVSSKFATEADIAQSYCDYFKVPFIPDEEFAKSAEKSIELANLLPERFARANKVIALEKAEDTLRVAVINPSEIFIVQEIYLYTGLKVQLSVATITAITNALNTHYGQRDEVKELASDLLPASKGDEDDETEEVLDLNKPIPATRETQVVLFVNKMLETSLQQRASDIHVEPYAEEIRIRFRIDGILSEVPPPPKSMFVPLISRIKILSKLDIAEKRVPQDGSFTMRYNSARVDVRVSTCPTVYGEKMVMRILNKDKLPLDFEKLGFQKAQLDAFVKGINCPNGLIYVTGPTGSGKSTTLYTALQMLNSPEKNIMTVEDPVEYKFHGINQVQVKPKVGLTFSGALRSFLRQDPDIIMLGETRDAETAEICLRAALTGHLVLSTLHTNDALSAVSRLEDMGIEPFLLASTLRVVEAQRLVRKLCPNCKQSYPPPPDVIKKYGFAEGDVLYTHVGCEQCNGLGYRGRIGLYEVIFVTPALSDMIQRKEPLPALVAQAKREGTKFLFDVGLDKVREGSTSLEEVVTAAAVGE